A single genomic interval of Streptomyces graminofaciens harbors:
- a CDS encoding DUF4287 domain-containing protein, with product MSQVFSEETHRNLLARIPHCTGREVSDWLRKVDEGPALFNFEEKVSWLRHEYDLAYGHAKALIHEYDLRRAARKLL from the coding sequence ATGTCCCAAGTCTTCTCAGAGGAGACCCATCGCAACCTGCTCGCCCGCATCCCCCATTGCACCGGTCGTGAAGTCTCCGACTGGCTTCGGAAAGTCGACGAAGGACCTGCTCTCTTCAACTTCGAGGAGAAGGTCAGCTGGCTCCGGCACGAGTACGACCTCGCGTACGGCCACGCCAAGGCACTCATCCACGAGTACGACCTGAGGAGGGCCGCGCGCAAACTGCTCTAG
- a CDS encoding Bax inhibitor-1/YccA family protein, with protein sequence MRSSNPVFSRRGFSRDNGYAGFNTAPQAGGAAVGTQGNPYAQQGGNPYATNPYAQQGVQHGAPPQAPVRTGGMTMDDVVVRSAMTLGTVVVGAILAWALLPVTSKSFGLAIGAALIAFVLAMVQSFKRKASPALILAYAAFEGVFLGVLSEMYNSVWDGAPFQAVLGTMAVSGATLLVYKAGWIRVTARYARIGMTIAIAFVLVMAVNLLLVVFGLAPDGGLRSMGPIGAIVGILAILLGAFFLTLDFKQIEDGIAYGAPREEAWLAAFGLTMTLVWIYVEMLRLVAIFSGDD encoded by the coding sequence ATGAGGAGCAGCAACCCGGTCTTCTCGCGACGGGGGTTCAGCCGCGACAACGGCTACGCGGGCTTCAACACCGCGCCGCAGGCCGGGGGAGCAGCTGTCGGCACCCAGGGCAACCCCTACGCCCAGCAGGGCGGCAACCCCTACGCGACGAACCCGTACGCCCAGCAGGGCGTACAGCACGGCGCCCCGCCGCAGGCCCCGGTCCGCACCGGCGGCATGACGATGGACGACGTCGTCGTCCGCTCGGCCATGACGCTCGGCACGGTCGTGGTCGGTGCCATCCTGGCGTGGGCCCTCCTGCCCGTCACGTCCAAGAGCTTCGGCCTGGCCATCGGCGCCGCGCTCATCGCCTTCGTCCTGGCGATGGTGCAGTCCTTCAAGCGCAAGGCCTCGCCCGCGCTGATCCTGGCCTACGCCGCCTTCGAGGGCGTCTTCCTCGGCGTGCTCAGCGAGATGTACAACTCGGTCTGGGACGGCGCGCCCTTCCAGGCGGTGCTCGGCACCATGGCCGTCTCCGGCGCCACCCTGCTCGTCTACAAGGCGGGCTGGATCCGGGTCACCGCACGGTACGCCCGCATCGGCATGACGATCGCGATCGCCTTCGTCCTCGTCATGGCGGTCAACCTGCTGCTGGTCGTCTTCGGCCTCGCGCCCGACGGCGGACTGCGCAGCATGGGCCCGATCGGCGCGATCGTCGGCATCCTCGCGATCCTGCTCGGCGCCTTCTTCCTCACCCTCGACTTCAAGCAGATCGAGGACGGCATCGCCTACGGCGCCCCCCGCGAGGAGGCCTGGCTGGCCGCGTTCGGCCTGACCATGACCCTCGTGTGGATCTACGTGGAGATGCTGCGGCTGGTCGCCATCTTCAGCGGCGACGACTGA
- a CDS encoding ABC transporter ATP-binding protein: MTTTPLADRATTVAARATELSKVYGQGETQVVALDRVTVDFRQAEFTAIMGPSGSGKSTLMHCVAGLDTFSSGSVRIGDTELGSLKDKQLTKLRRDKIGFIFQAFNLLPTLTALENITLPMDIAGRKPDKAWLDNVIGMIGLSARLSHRPAQLSGGQQQRVAVARALASRPDIIFGDEPTGNLDSRSGAEVLGFLRNSVRELGQTVVMVTHDPVAAAYADRVVFLADGRIVDEMSGPTADSVLDRMKRFDSKGRTS; the protein is encoded by the coding sequence GTGACCACCACCCCCCTCGCCGACCGGGCCACCACCGTCGCCGCCCGCGCCACGGAACTGTCGAAGGTCTACGGGCAGGGCGAGACCCAGGTGGTCGCCCTGGACCGGGTGACCGTCGACTTCCGCCAGGCCGAGTTCACCGCGATCATGGGCCCCTCGGGCTCGGGAAAGTCCACGCTGATGCACTGCGTGGCCGGTCTGGACACGTTCTCCTCCGGATCCGTACGCATCGGCGACACCGAGCTGGGCTCGCTCAAGGACAAGCAGCTCACCAAGTTGCGACGCGACAAGATCGGCTTCATCTTCCAGGCGTTCAATCTGCTGCCGACCCTGACCGCCCTGGAGAACATCACCCTTCCGATGGACATCGCCGGCCGTAAGCCCGACAAGGCGTGGCTCGACAACGTGATCGGGATGATCGGACTCTCCGCGCGGCTCAGCCACCGGCCCGCCCAGCTCTCCGGCGGTCAGCAGCAGCGCGTGGCCGTCGCCCGGGCGCTCGCCTCCCGGCCGGACATCATCTTCGGCGACGAACCGACCGGAAACCTCGACTCCCGCTCGGGCGCGGAGGTGTTGGGCTTCCTGCGCAACTCCGTACGGGAGTTGGGGCAGACGGTGGTGATGGTGACGCACGACCCGGTGGCGGCGGCGTACGCGGACCGGGTCGTCTTCCTCGCCGACGGGCGGATCGTGGACGAGATGAGTGGGCCGACGGCGGACTCCGTCCTGGACCGGATGAAGCGGTTCGACTCCAAGGGGCGTACGAGCTAG
- a CDS encoding ABC transporter permease produces MFRTALRNVLAHKARLLMTVLAVMLGVAFVSGTLVFTNTISEAYQKSSAKGFDQVDVAIQPEYREGEGDKVGERRKLTHALLEKAESVPGAKSALGVVGGFTALGDKDGKLIGGGFQSQGGNYWGSHDPRYPIREGGRAPRGADEIAIDSETAERAGYKVGDTIPVSVDGPVVTPTITGIFTTDDGNVAAGGSLALFDTATAQKLFHKQGEYDEIDVKAAAGTSQAQLRTALDKVVPADVASTITGRQLADDQAEMIAANMSGLKNGLLVFAGIALFVGTFIIANTFTMLVAQRTKELALLRAVGASRRQVTRSVLVEAFFVGAVAAVGGLAVGVGIGAAMRALIGMVGAAIPDGPLVVTPGTAATALLVGVLITMLAAWLPGRRAAKIPPVAAMSSVHAQATTRSLVVRNVIGAILAGGGAAVVLYATTLDGSDGQAPMGLGAVLLIIGVFVLTPLLSRPLIAAASPVLRVFGVSGKLARQNSVRNPRRTAATASALMIGLTLITGMTVMAGSLQTSIDKMAASSIKADYVVSMANGNLLVPDVDKKLAATEGVTATSPLRNSPSRIEGETEYLTGVNGSTIGRLTDLTIEDGAFEVGGTNIVVDEGTAKYHGWKAGSSFTVAYEDGAKQKLTVAGVYAGNEIMRGVLLDNATLTPHLKVPSDPADMQVMVKTSAGASDATKSRLEKALGDNPGIRVQDRQDISDGIAQIFTLMLNMLYGLLAMAVIVAVLGVINTLAMSVFERSQEIGMLRAIGLDRRAVKRMVRLESLVISLFGGFLGIGLGIFFGWAAGELLASKMATYELVLPWARLAVFLLLAATVGILAALWPARRAAKLNMLEAIKAE; encoded by the coding sequence ATGTTCCGTACCGCCCTGCGCAACGTGCTCGCGCACAAGGCGAGGCTGCTCATGACCGTGCTCGCCGTGATGCTCGGCGTGGCCTTCGTCTCGGGCACGCTGGTCTTCACCAACACCATCTCGGAGGCGTACCAGAAGAGCTCGGCCAAGGGCTTCGACCAAGTGGACGTCGCGATCCAGCCGGAGTACCGGGAGGGCGAGGGCGACAAGGTCGGCGAGCGGCGGAAGCTGACGCACGCGCTGCTGGAGAAGGCCGAGTCCGTGCCCGGCGCCAAGTCCGCCCTCGGTGTCGTCGGTGGTTTCACCGCCCTCGGTGACAAGGACGGCAAGCTCATCGGCGGCGGCTTCCAGTCGCAGGGCGGGAACTACTGGGGGAGCCACGACCCCCGGTATCCGATCCGGGAGGGCGGTCGTGCTCCCAGGGGAGCCGACGAGATCGCCATTGACTCCGAGACCGCCGAGCGGGCCGGGTACAAGGTCGGCGACACGATCCCGGTGTCCGTCGACGGGCCCGTCGTCACCCCCACCATCACCGGAATCTTCACCACGGACGACGGCAATGTCGCCGCCGGCGGCAGCCTCGCCCTCTTCGACACGGCGACTGCCCAAAAGCTGTTCCACAAGCAGGGCGAGTACGACGAGATCGACGTGAAGGCGGCAGCCGGCACCAGCCAGGCCCAACTCCGCACGGCCCTCGACAAGGTCGTACCGGCCGATGTCGCGTCCACGATCACCGGCAGGCAACTCGCCGACGACCAGGCCGAGATGATCGCCGCCAACATGAGCGGCCTGAAGAACGGCCTGCTGGTCTTCGCCGGGATCGCCCTGTTCGTCGGCACCTTCATCATCGCCAACACCTTCACCATGCTGGTCGCCCAGCGCACCAAGGAGCTGGCGCTGCTGCGCGCGGTGGGTGCCTCGCGCCGTCAGGTGACGCGTTCGGTGCTGGTCGAGGCGTTCTTCGTGGGCGCGGTCGCGGCGGTCGGCGGGCTCGCGGTCGGGGTCGGTATCGGCGCCGCCATGCGAGCCCTGATCGGCATGGTCGGTGCGGCCATCCCGGACGGCCCGCTGGTCGTGACGCCCGGCACGGCCGCCACCGCCCTCCTCGTCGGCGTACTGATCACGATGCTGGCCGCCTGGCTGCCCGGGCGCCGCGCCGCGAAGATCCCGCCGGTCGCCGCGATGAGCAGCGTCCACGCGCAGGCGACGACCAGGTCGCTCGTCGTACGGAACGTCATCGGCGCGATCCTCGCCGGCGGGGGCGCGGCCGTCGTCCTCTACGCCACCACCCTGGACGGCTCCGACGGCCAGGCCCCGATGGGGCTCGGCGCGGTTCTGCTGATCATCGGCGTCTTCGTCCTCACCCCGCTGCTCTCCCGCCCGCTCATCGCGGCCGCGTCGCCCGTGCTGCGCGTCTTCGGCGTCTCCGGCAAGCTCGCCCGGCAGAACTCCGTACGCAATCCGCGCCGGACCGCCGCCACCGCCTCCGCGCTGATGATCGGCCTGACGCTGATCACCGGTATGACGGTGATGGCGGGCAGTCTGCAGACGTCCATCGACAAGATGGCGGCCTCCTCGATCAAGGCGGACTACGTCGTCTCGATGGCCAACGGCAACCTCCTCGTCCCGGACGTGGACAAGAAGCTCGCCGCCACCGAGGGCGTCACCGCCACCTCCCCGCTGCGCAACTCCCCCTCCCGCATCGAGGGCGAGACCGAGTACCTGACCGGAGTCAACGGCTCCACCATCGGCAGGCTGACCGACCTGACGATCGAGGACGGCGCTTTCGAGGTCGGCGGGACGAACATCGTCGTGGACGAGGGGACCGCCAAGTACCACGGCTGGAAGGCGGGTTCGTCCTTCACGGTCGCGTACGAGGACGGGGCGAAGCAGAAGCTGACGGTCGCCGGCGTCTACGCGGGCAACGAGATCATGCGGGGCGTCCTCCTGGACAACGCGACGCTCACCCCGCATCTCAAGGTCCCCTCCGACCCGGCGGACATGCAGGTCATGGTCAAGACCTCGGCCGGTGCCTCCGACGCCACCAAGAGCCGGTTGGAGAAGGCCCTCGGCGACAACCCGGGCATCCGGGTCCAGGACCGCCAGGACATCTCCGACGGCATCGCGCAGATCTTCACGCTGATGCTGAACATGCTCTACGGCCTGCTGGCCATGGCTGTGATCGTCGCCGTCCTCGGTGTGATCAACACCCTCGCGATGTCCGTCTTCGAGCGCTCGCAGGAGATCGGCATGCTCCGCGCGATCGGCCTCGACCGCCGGGCCGTGAAGCGGATGGTCCGCCTGGAGTCCCTGGTGATCTCCCTGTTCGGCGGGTTCCTCGGCATCGGCCTCGGCATCTTCTTCGGCTGGGCGGCCGGTGAACTGCTCGCCAGCAAGATGGCGACGTACGAACTGGTCCTGCCCTGGGCCCGCCTGGCCGTCTTCCTCCTGCTGGCCGCCACGGTCGGCATCCTGGCCGCGCTCTGGCCGGCCCGCCGCGCGGCGAAGCTGAACATGCTGGAGGCGATCAAGGCGGAGTAG
- a CDS encoding SAM-dependent methyltransferase translates to MQDAASRLNTLFEQVLGTSLPVRIRAWDGSEAGPPEAPVLVVRNRRALRRLLWKPGELGLARAWVAGDLGVDGDLYAVLDLMATHVWEREEGARGLAETLRDPTARSAVRGLLRLAGPAVLLPPAPPPEEIRDPLRHRHTKHTDKRAISHHYDVGNDFYELVLGPSMVYSCAYWPSGSPDADADADVDAEATLETAQHDKLDLICRKLALAPGQRLLDVGCGWGSMAVHAARDHGVHVVGITLSQEQAVYARKRVADEGLTDRVEIRVQDYRDVTDGPYDAISSIGMAEHVGADKYLEYAENLHRLLAPGGRLLNHQISRRPRRDESAYSIDGFIDAYVFPDGELAPVGTTVTQLERAGFEVRDVESLREHYGLTLRAWVANLDAAWARAVALTSPGRARVWLLYMAACAVGFERNRLGVNQVLAVRTPEGGASGMPLRARVWGG, encoded by the coding sequence ATGCAGGACGCCGCGTCGCGGCTGAACACCCTGTTCGAACAGGTGTTGGGAACCTCGCTCCCGGTCCGGATCCGGGCGTGGGACGGCTCGGAGGCCGGCCCCCCGGAGGCCCCCGTACTGGTCGTACGCAACCGCAGGGCCTTGCGCCGACTGCTCTGGAAACCCGGCGAACTGGGCCTCGCCCGCGCCTGGGTCGCCGGCGACCTCGGTGTCGACGGCGACCTCTACGCCGTCCTCGACCTGATGGCCACCCACGTCTGGGAGCGTGAGGAGGGCGCCCGTGGGCTCGCCGAAACCCTGCGCGACCCCACCGCGCGCTCCGCCGTCCGGGGGCTGCTCAGACTCGCCGGCCCCGCCGTCCTCCTCCCGCCCGCACCGCCCCCGGAGGAGATCCGCGACCCGCTGCGCCACCGCCACACCAAACACACCGACAAACGCGCCATCAGCCACCACTACGACGTGGGCAACGACTTCTACGAGCTCGTCCTCGGCCCCTCGATGGTGTACTCCTGCGCCTACTGGCCATCGGGCTCCCCCGATGCCGATGCCGATGCCGATGTCGATGCCGAGGCCACCCTCGAGACCGCCCAGCACGACAAGCTCGACCTCATCTGCCGCAAGCTCGCCCTCGCGCCCGGACAGCGCCTCCTGGACGTCGGCTGCGGCTGGGGCTCCATGGCCGTCCACGCGGCCCGCGACCACGGCGTACACGTCGTCGGCATCACGCTCTCGCAGGAACAGGCCGTGTACGCACGCAAGCGTGTCGCCGACGAGGGACTGACCGACCGGGTGGAGATCCGCGTCCAGGACTACCGCGACGTCACCGACGGGCCCTACGACGCCATCTCCTCCATCGGCATGGCCGAACACGTCGGCGCCGACAAGTACCTGGAGTACGCGGAAAATCTTCACCGACTCCTCGCACCCGGCGGTCGGCTCCTCAACCACCAGATCTCACGCCGTCCGCGACGCGACGAGTCCGCGTACTCCATCGACGGGTTCATCGACGCGTACGTCTTCCCGGACGGCGAACTCGCCCCCGTCGGCACCACCGTCACCCAGCTCGAACGCGCCGGGTTCGAGGTCCGCGACGTCGAGTCCCTCCGCGAGCACTACGGCCTCACCCTGCGCGCCTGGGTCGCGAACCTCGACGCCGCATGGGCCCGCGCCGTCGCCCTCACCAGCCCCGGCCGCGCCCGCGTCTGGCTCCTCTACATGGCCGCCTGCGCCGTCGGCTTCGAACGCAACCGCCTCGGCGTCAACCAGGTGCTGGCCGTCAGAACACCCGAAGGGGGTGCTTCCGGGATGCCGCTCAGGGCCCGTGTGTGGGGTGGGTGA
- a CDS encoding NAD(P)/FAD-dependent oxidoreductase → MSTTERPRILVVGGGYVGLYAARRILKKMRYGEATVTVVDPRSYMTYQPFLPEAAAGSISPRHVVVPLRRVLPKAEVLTGRVTTIDQDRKVATIAPLVGEAYELPFDYLVIALGAVSRTFPIPGLAEQGIGMKGIEEAIGLRNHVLEQLDKADSTTDEDVRRKALTFVFVGGGFAGAETIGEVEDMARDAAKYYKNVSREDMRFVLVDAADKILPEVGPKLGLYGKEHLEGRGVEVYLNTSMDSCVDGHVVLKNGLEVDSNTIVWTAGVKPNPVLSRYGLPLGPRGHVDTQPTLQVQGTDYIWAAGDNAQVPDVAARKAGVENAWCPPNAQHALRQARVLGDNVVSGMRGFPQKEYAHSNKGAVAGLGLHKGVAMIVMGKMKIKLKGRLAWYMHRGYHGLAMPTWNRKIRVFADWTLAMFLKREVVSLGAIETPREEFYEAAKPAPVAAVTKTEEKAKAS, encoded by the coding sequence ATGAGCACCACGGAGCGTCCCAGGATCCTCGTAGTAGGCGGTGGGTACGTAGGCCTGTACGCAGCTCGGCGCATCCTCAAGAAGATGCGCTACGGCGAGGCGACCGTCACGGTCGTCGACCCCCGGTCGTACATGACCTACCAGCCCTTCCTCCCCGAAGCCGCCGCCGGCAGCATCTCCCCCCGGCACGTCGTCGTCCCGCTGCGACGCGTGCTGCCGAAGGCGGAGGTCCTCACCGGTCGGGTCACCACCATCGACCAGGACCGCAAGGTCGCCACGATCGCCCCGCTGGTCGGCGAGGCGTACGAGCTGCCCTTCGACTACCTGGTGATCGCGCTCGGCGCGGTCTCCCGCACCTTCCCGATCCCCGGCCTCGCCGAGCAGGGCATCGGCATGAAGGGCATCGAGGAGGCCATCGGCCTGCGCAACCACGTCCTCGAGCAGCTCGACAAGGCCGACTCCACGACCGACGAGGACGTCCGCCGCAAGGCGCTGACCTTCGTCTTCGTGGGCGGTGGCTTCGCCGGCGCGGAGACCATCGGCGAGGTCGAGGACATGGCCCGCGACGCCGCGAAGTACTACAAGAACGTGTCCCGCGAGGACATGCGCTTCGTGCTCGTCGACGCCGCCGACAAGATCCTCCCCGAGGTCGGCCCGAAGCTCGGCCTGTACGGCAAGGAGCACCTGGAGGGCCGTGGGGTCGAGGTCTACCTCAACACCTCCATGGACTCCTGCGTCGACGGCCACGTGGTGCTGAAGAACGGCCTCGAGGTCGACTCCAACACGATCGTCTGGACCGCCGGCGTCAAGCCGAACCCGGTTCTCTCGCGCTACGGCCTGCCGCTCGGCCCCCGTGGCCACGTCGACACCCAGCCGACCCTCCAGGTCCAGGGCACCGACTACATCTGGGCCGCCGGCGACAACGCCCAGGTGCCCGACGTCGCCGCCCGCAAGGCCGGTGTCGAGAACGCCTGGTGCCCGCCGAACGCACAGCACGCGCTGCGTCAGGCCCGGGTCCTCGGCGACAACGTGGTCTCCGGTATGCGGGGCTTCCCGCAGAAGGAGTACGCGCACTCCAACAAGGGTGCGGTGGCGGGCCTCGGCCTCCACAAGGGCGTCGCGATGATCGTCATGGGCAAGATGAAGATCAAGCTCAAGGGCCGCCTGGCGTGGTACATGCACCGTGGCTACCACGGTCTGGCCATGCCGACCTGGAACCGCAAGATCCGCGTCTTCGCCGACTGGACCCTCGCGATGTTCCTCAAGCGCGAGGTCGTCTCCCTCGGTGCCATCGAGACTCCCCGTGAGGAGTTCTACGAGGCCGCGAAGCCGGCGCCGGTCGCTGCCGTGACGAAGACCGAGGAAAAGGCCAAGGCCTCCTGA
- a CDS encoding Ppx/GppA phosphatase family protein, translating to MTRVAAIDCGTNSIRLLVADADPERGELVDLDRRMTIVRLGQGVDRTGRLAPEALERTFAACREYAALIKEHGAERLRFVATSASRDAENRDEFVRGVLDILGVEPEVISGDQEAEFSFTGATKELLGRDDLAKPFLVVDIGGGSTEFVVGDDHVRGARSVDIGCVRMTERHLVRDGVVVDPPGPEQIAAIRADIEAALDLAERSVPLREAHTLVGLAGSVTTLSAIAQDLPEYDSRAIHHSRISHGRVREITEWLLRSTHAERAAVPSMHPGRVDVIAAGALVLLAIMERIGAEEVVVSEHDILDGITWSITR from the coding sequence GTGACCCGCGTCGCCGCCATCGACTGCGGTACGAACTCCATCCGCCTCCTCGTCGCCGACGCCGACCCCGAAAGGGGCGAACTGGTCGACCTGGACCGGCGGATGACGATCGTTCGGCTCGGCCAGGGCGTCGACCGTACGGGCCGGCTCGCCCCCGAGGCGCTGGAGCGGACCTTCGCCGCGTGCCGCGAGTACGCGGCGCTCATCAAGGAGCACGGCGCCGAGCGGCTCCGCTTCGTCGCGACCTCCGCGTCCCGCGACGCCGAGAACCGCGACGAGTTCGTACGCGGCGTCCTGGACATCCTCGGCGTCGAGCCCGAGGTGATCTCCGGCGACCAGGAGGCCGAGTTCTCCTTCACGGGCGCCACGAAGGAACTGCTCGGCAGGGACGACCTCGCCAAGCCGTTCCTCGTCGTGGACATCGGCGGCGGCTCGACCGAGTTCGTCGTCGGCGACGACCATGTGCGTGGCGCCCGCTCGGTCGACATCGGCTGTGTACGGATGACCGAGCGGCACCTCGTACGGGACGGCGTCGTCGTCGATCCGCCCGGGCCGGAGCAGATCGCGGCCATCCGGGCCGACATCGAGGCCGCCCTCGACCTCGCGGAGCGGAGCGTGCCGCTGCGCGAGGCGCACACGCTCGTCGGACTGGCCGGCTCGGTCACGACCCTCTCCGCCATCGCCCAGGACCTGCCCGAGTACGACTCGCGGGCCATCCACCACTCCCGGATCTCGCACGGCCGCGTCCGCGAGATCACCGAGTGGCTGCTGCGCTCCACCCACGCCGAGCGCGCGGCGGTCCCCTCGATGCATCCCGGGCGGGTCGACGTGATCGCGGCGGGCGCCCTCGTGCTCCTCGCGATCATGGAGCGGATCGGCGCGGAGGAGGTCGTGGTGAGCGAGCACGACATCCTGGACGGAATCACCTGGTCCATCACTCGATGA
- a CDS encoding DUF501 domain-containing protein: METPPPPTPRTEPTDADVEAFKQQLGRPPRGLRAIAHRCPCGQPDVVETAPRLPDGTPFPTTYYLTCPRAASAIGTLEANGVMKEMTERLGTDPELAASYRAAHEDYIARRDAIEVLEGFPSAGGMPDRVKCLHVLVGHSLAAGPGVNPLGDEAIAMLPEWWAKGPCVVPSTPPEGWQVDASESGYFAFKPVDADKPEEDGE, encoded by the coding sequence ATGGAAACCCCTCCGCCGCCCACCCCGCGCACCGAGCCGACCGACGCGGACGTCGAGGCCTTCAAGCAGCAGCTCGGGCGTCCGCCGCGCGGGCTGCGCGCGATCGCGCACCGCTGCCCCTGCGGGCAGCCGGACGTCGTCGAGACGGCCCCCCGTCTGCCGGACGGCACGCCCTTCCCCACGACGTACTACCTGACGTGCCCTCGGGCCGCCTCCGCGATCGGCACGCTGGAGGCGAACGGCGTGATGAAGGAGATGACGGAGCGGCTCGGGACCGACCCCGAGCTGGCCGCGTCCTATCGCGCCGCCCATGAGGACTACATCGCCCGCCGTGACGCGATCGAGGTCCTGGAGGGATTCCCGAGCGCGGGCGGCATGCCGGACCGCGTGAAGTGCCTGCACGTCCTCGTGGGGCACTCCCTGGCCGCCGGGCCGGGCGTCAACCCGCTGGGCGACGAGGCGATCGCGATGCTGCCGGAGTGGTGGGCGAAGGGCCCGTGCGTGGTGCCCTCGACGCCGCCCGAGGGCTGGCAGGTCGACGCGAGCGAGTCCGGATACTTCGCCTTCAAGCCGGTCGACGCCGACAAGCCCGAGGAGGACGGCGAGTGA
- a CDS encoding FtsB family cell division protein: protein MAVKDRDRFSTATRLKLLGEQTAARVYRSQTKRQARRSRLTGRAALLALVFCSLIVALAYPIREYVSQRAEIADMERQREQARQRVEELRDLKARWQDDAYAEQRIRERLHYVMPGETGYVVIDPDAAKQSRTTQGAADRPWYANVWDGVDKADATDQ, encoded by the coding sequence ATGGCCGTGAAGGACCGGGACCGTTTCTCCACCGCGACCCGGCTGAAGCTGCTCGGCGAGCAGACGGCGGCCCGGGTCTACCGCTCCCAGACCAAACGCCAGGCCCGCCGCTCCCGGCTCACCGGCCGCGCCGCGCTGCTCGCCCTCGTCTTCTGCTCGCTGATCGTGGCCCTCGCGTACCCCATAAGGGAGTACGTCTCCCAGCGTGCCGAGATCGCCGACATGGAGCGGCAGCGCGAGCAGGCCCGGCAGCGGGTCGAGGAGCTGCGTGACCTCAAGGCCCGCTGGCAGGACGACGCGTACGCCGAGCAGCGCATCCGGGAGCGGCTGCACTACGTCATGCCCGGCGAGACCGGCTATGTCGTGATCGACCCGGACGCGGCCAAGCAGTCCCGTACGACGCAGGGCGCGGCCGACCGCCCCTGGTACGCCAATGTCTGGGACGGGGTCGACAAGGCCGACGCCACCGACCAGTGA
- the eno gene encoding phosphopyruvate hydratase, with amino-acid sequence MPSIDVVVAREILDSRGNPTVEVEVGLDDGSTGRAAVPSGASTGAFEAVELRDGDPDRYLGKGVEKAVLAVIEQIGPELVGYDATEQRLIDQAMFDLDATDNKGSLGANAILGVSLAVAHAASEASDLPLFRYLGGPNAHLLPVPMMNILNGGSHADSNVDIQEFMIAPIGAESFSEALRWGAEVYHTLKKVLKTKGLSTGLGDEGGFAPNLESNRAALDLILEAIKEAGYTPGEQIALALDVAASEFYKDGVYTFEGKERSAAEMTDYYAELVAAYPLVSIEDPLFEDDWDGWKTITERLGDKVQIVGDDLFVTNPERLARGIEEGAANALLVKVNQIGSLTETLDAVELAQRNGFKCMMSHRSGETEDVTIADLAVAVNCGQIKTGAPARSDRVAKYNQLLRIEEILDDAAVYAGRSAFPRFKG; translated from the coding sequence GTGCCGTCCATCGACGTCGTCGTAGCCCGGGAAATCCTGGACTCCCGAGGCAACCCCACGGTCGAGGTCGAGGTCGGCCTCGACGACGGCAGCACCGGTCGTGCCGCCGTCCCGTCCGGCGCCTCCACCGGTGCCTTCGAGGCCGTCGAGCTGCGTGACGGCGACCCCGACCGCTACCTCGGCAAGGGCGTCGAGAAGGCCGTCCTCGCCGTGATCGAGCAGATCGGCCCGGAGCTCGTCGGCTACGACGCCACCGAGCAGCGCCTGATCGACCAGGCGATGTTCGACCTGGACGCCACCGACAACAAGGGCTCCCTCGGCGCCAACGCCATTCTCGGCGTCTCCCTCGCCGTCGCCCACGCCGCCTCCGAGGCGTCCGACCTGCCGCTCTTCCGCTACCTGGGCGGCCCGAACGCGCACCTGCTGCCCGTTCCGATGATGAACATCCTGAACGGCGGCTCGCACGCCGACTCCAACGTGGACATCCAGGAGTTCATGATCGCCCCCATCGGCGCGGAGTCCTTCTCCGAGGCCCTGCGCTGGGGCGCCGAGGTCTACCACACCCTCAAGAAGGTGCTGAAGACCAAGGGCCTGTCCACCGGCCTCGGCGACGAGGGCGGCTTCGCCCCGAACCTGGAGTCCAACCGCGCCGCCCTCGACCTCATCCTCGAGGCCATCAAGGAGGCTGGCTACACCCCCGGCGAGCAGATCGCCCTGGCGCTCGACGTCGCCGCCTCCGAGTTCTACAAGGACGGCGTCTACACCTTCGAGGGCAAGGAGCGCTCCGCCGCCGAGATGACGGACTACTACGCCGAGCTCGTCGCGGCGTACCCGCTCGTCTCCATCGAGGACCCGCTGTTCGAGGACGACTGGGACGGCTGGAAGACCATCACCGAGCGTCTCGGCGACAAGGTCCAGATCGTCGGCGACGACCTCTTCGTCACCAACCCCGAGCGTCTCGCCCGCGGCATCGAGGAGGGCGCGGCCAACGCGCTGCTCGTCAAGGTCAACCAGATCGGCTCGCTGACCGAGACCCTGGACGCCGTCGAGCTGGCCCAGCGCAACGGCTTCAAGTGCATGATGTCCCACCGCTCCGGTGAGACCGAGGACGTCACCATCGCCGACCTCGCCGTCGCCGTGAACTGCGGCCAGATCAAGACCGGCGCCCCGGCCCGCTCGGACCGCGTCGCCAAGTACAACCAGCTGCTGCGCATCGAGGAGATCCTCGACGACGCCGCGGTGTACGCCGGCCGCAGCGCCTTCCCCCGCTTCAAGGGCTGA